One Triticum dicoccoides isolate Atlit2015 ecotype Zavitan chromosome 3B, WEW_v2.0, whole genome shotgun sequence genomic window, ATGGTTCAGGCTGGCGTAAGCCCGCCGTAGCACCGTCAAAAAAAATAATAAGACATAACTGTTGAGATATTTGGAACTGTTGCATTTGAAATGAAAAACCATGCCATAGGTCtagagaaaagaaaaaaggaagttACCGGTTAGGCTCTTCAGTGAAAGAGGCAAACATCAGAGAAAATGAAATTGCAGGGTTAATTACCGCAAAATTGCTGGCTGCTTAAAAGCAGTGCATAAACTGACTAAGGCTGATTTCAGAGATGAGTATAAATCAACTGATTTATTGTGCTTCTCATGAGCTTCAGATCGTTTGGATAATGATCTCCTTTCGCTCTTTTTACGAGCACCCTTTCGCTTCCTAGTGCCCTCATATTTAAAAGATTCACCTGAGCCTTGTCCAGCAAAAGCACTATCAATATTCTGACCATCAACATGATCATGTGCCGCGTTATCTGTCGTGCTTTCAAATCCTTTTGGAGATTCCTTAAGGAAAACACATGTAACTAGTTGGAACAGTGGAAGAGCAGAGAACATAATATAAATAGCATTTATTGGGAGATTGGACAATGCGTATCCTCCCAATAAGCTCCCAAATATCCCCCCTACAGCCATTGATGACCAAGATAATGACTGGAGATCACCAGCAAATTCTGGCCTGAAAAGAGAATAATTCAGGTTTCAAAGCATTGTATTGGAGTACTTGCTATATAAGGTGAGACAAGATGCACAAAATTACTCACCCTGCTGATCGAACTGCCTCTGCAATCATTGCATCTATAAcaacatctgccatggcagatcccAAGTTCTGTACAATCAACATTAGCGTAAAAATATTGCTTGAGCTCCTCAAATATTCTGATAGCCCAATGATAAGCCATGGAAATAGAGAAAGACCACCAGAAATGATTAAATAGGGTACACGCTTCCTTTGCTTAATTGGAATACATACAGTCCGACACAATCCTGCAAGCACAATTGATATATGGGTAAGTAAATAAAACCAGGATTTTTTTATTGAGCGTTCAGGAATATGTCCAGTAATGCATGTACCAACGCATATATGGATGTTGTACAGCTGTCAGCAACAAGTTGTGAACCTTTAACCACAACATGACAACTAATGTACTGAACATAGCCAGATGGCAATGCTGCAAGATATTGGTAGACATAGTTGGATGAGAgattatttttggagagaaaagatTGGTTGTCTCTTCCTGAAACATAGATACATGGCATCTCTATCTATATAGTGGATGCTTAGATCTTTTGACTTTTCCTAGCACGATACAAACTCCGCATGGTTTGACTCCTTTAATCCTACACTTGCTAATACAATAGTTTTTCCTACAAGACTCTCCTTCCTCCCGTTTCCTTGGTGCTGCAAATCCTTGTCTGacaggtgaccatcttctgctacagGCCTACGATGCACCTTTGTCCTTGGCCTCCTTGCCAGACAGCTGACTGCAACCGAACTCTCACTGGCTTGATGCAACATACTAATGCGTATAACAACACCACTACCAAAAAGCAGCGCAACTCTGTGGACACGGAAGTACTAGGGCAATATAGATCATGGACACTAGCTAGAAATCCGGTTATGAGTTTGATATTACACGGGCCTATGTACTAGAACCACTGAATGCCTTAATTTACAGCGACAAAGGTATTGAACAACAGATATGGGAAATACTTTCTGTCATGTGTTCCCTTTTGCATTTCCATGTTACTGTcatgttttcctcaaaaaaaaaatgttACTGTCATGTGCCCATGTACAAATGAACTGTTCTTGTTAATCAATTTTCTATTAAAGTAACTTGAATACAAGCTATGTTCAGATTGTTAGTGATTGGTTCTATTCATGGTAATCTGTAATTAATCAGAAATTGAAAAAAAAAACGTTTAGCTCTAGTGGAATAATTACGTATCTATAGCTCCTTAAAAGTCCAGTAATAAACTTGTGTTGTGGTGGACGCCAATATCAAACAATAGCTAAGCTTATGCCTGAAAAAGGCGTAATTCTGAAAACTGAGATGTAACACTCATGATATAGGCCAAGGACAAGAATGATTATTTTGCATCAACCAAGGTTAAATTGTTGGTAAGCTTCACTTCATATAAAGCAACGATCAAAAGGTAACATTACCCATATATAGGTTTTATGCTCCAAGGGAAAAATGCAGCAGAGACCAAAAACTGTGATGTTGAGGGTGACAGCTTCATGATGTCCTTCATTTGATATAAGACAGCTGTCCAGACAAAGGATCTGAAACCCTAAAACATTGAAGAATACATATTACAACGTTTCAAATGTTAACATGTTCTTATTTGTGAAGCATTCAAGAAAAACAAACAGATTTGAAGGAGGGCCTCTTTAGTTATGCTGAATTCAGACATGGAATTTGCAACCGAGACATATCAACAAAGCATGCAAGTTGAACAAGTGCTAATGATATGAATGAACAACCTTGGCCCCCTACATGACACCTTAAGGTATTTGACATGACACCAAGGCTCACTATCCCGTGCAATTATCACATCAAGTAGTTTTAAGGCATCACAATCCAAGGCAAGACTCGCCAACACTTTGATAGTTTTGCATTTCCATGGGGCAGAGAATGATTTATTGATTCTAATCGAATTTCTTAAGCGCAATTGAGTCTCTATACAGACAGTGACTGATTTGGCAGCACATAAACGCTAGACGTCCATCTCAAGCTACTCTGGCAGCACGGGCTTCACATTCGCAACAAGATAAAATTAGTGTGATGTCTACAAAAAGAATATTCAAAATAGGGATCCAGGCATCCTTCATCTTGCGTGTTCTGGAAACATAAATTACGAAATGATCCTACGGACACACATATGAGCGGCAGATCTATCTAAATCAACGGTGCTTGTGCGGAGAAATGGGTGCGATTACGAGGAGCGTCAAGGTGCCGGAGAGAGGAAGAGATCAGGAGAAGGGACATAACTAAAAAGAATTTCTATTGATAATACTAATTCAGACACCAAATACATTCGATTCCAGAGACCAATTCACACCTAGACTGGCTAGAATCAGCCGAGCTAAGCTCTGATTCTGATGGCTAGCANNNNNNNNNNGATTTACACTAACAGCTGAGCTACACTGATTCTGGTGCCCTGCCATGGGTGGTTCATTCAGTTGGTCCATACGAAGTAGGGGCACACGGGTCCCATGGCCGGCGTCCAGTTGCCACACCCGAAGAAGCACTTGCCCTGCATCGGCCCTGGCACGGACACCACGCCTCCTCTGGTCGGTACCCTGCAGTAGCAGAAGCACGTCGCAGAGGAGCCGCCGCAGGGGCTTATCATGTGTGGCTGCGGCGGCTGCTGCTTCTGCTGGATCAGCGGCGGCGCCAGTGCCGATGAGCCACCGCAAGGTCTTGTGCGAAGCTGCGGCGACTGCTGCTTCTGCTGGATCATCGGCAGCGGCGCCAGCACAGATGAGCCACCGCAAGAGCTTGTGAGAAGCTGCGGGGGCTGCTCCTTCTGctggatcggcggcggcggcgccagcgaACCGGTGATGGTCATCTTGACCCCGCGCCGCATCAGCTCAACAAGAAGCCGCGCCGTGTTGCGCGCGTCGTCCAGTCCGCAGTGCAGGCGGCCCTCCCAGTCCAGTCCCGCTGCCCTGACCGCCTCCTGGAGGGTGACCCGCCCTCCGCCGCCGAGCGCAGCCTGGAAGGGGACCCTCNNNNNNNNNNNNNNNNNNNNNNNNNNNNNNNNNNNNNNNNNNNNNNNNNNNNNNNNNNNNNNNNNNNNNNNNNNNNNNNNNNNNNNNNNNNNNNNNNNNNNNNNNNNNNNNNNNNNNNNNNNNNNNNNNNNNNNNNNNNNNNNNNNNNNNNNNNNNNNNNNNNNNNNNNNNNNNNNNNNNNNNNNNNNNNNNNNNNNNNNNNNNNNNNNNNNNNNNNNNNNNNNNNNNNNNNNNNNNNNNNNNNNNNNNNNNNNNNNNNNNNNNNNNNNNNNNNNNNNNNNNNNNNNNNNNNNNNNNNNNNNNNNNNNNNNNNNNNNNNNNNNNNNNNNNNNNNNNNNNNNNNNNNNNNNNNNNNNNNNNNNNNNNNNNNNNNNNNNNNNNNNNNNNNNNNNNNNttttttttttgcgggggcgcTATTTCTAATCCAATCGACAAATCAAAGGATGTGAGAGCAACTCCGGACATAACGCACCGATCAAAACGGCCGCGCGTCCGTTTGTCGTTCGCCTGCCGATTCATTTCCGGCTTTTTTTGTGTGCTGACATGTGTGCTGACCGCTGGCGAATGCGCCAACATAC contains:
- the LOC119279492 gene encoding uncharacterized protein LOC119279492, giving the protein MNRQANDKRTRGRFDRVPFQAALGGGGRVTLQEAVRAAGLDWEGRLHCGLDDARNTARLLVELMRRGVKMTITGSLAPPPPIQQKEQPPQLLTSSCGGSSVLAPLPMIQQKQQSPQLRTRPCGGSSALAPPLIQQKQQPPQPHMISPCGGSSATCFCYCRVPTRGGVVSVPGPMQGKCFFGCGNWTPAMGPVCPYFVWTN